A window of the Hordeum vulgare subsp. vulgare chromosome 5H, MorexV3_pseudomolecules_assembly, whole genome shotgun sequence genome harbors these coding sequences:
- the LOC123397289 gene encoding SKP1-like protein 1 — protein MAAEEGEKKMIILKSSDGEEFEIEEAAAMGSQTIRHMIEDGCADNGIPLPNVNAKILSKVIEYCKKHVQANPKPADSDAARDASSSASAAHEEPAAPTEDLKSFDAEFVKVDQATLFDLIQAANYLNIKGMLDLTCQTVADMIKSKTVEEIRNTFNIVNDFTPEEEAEIRRENQWAFDKE, from the coding sequence ATGGCGGCTgaggaaggagagaagaagatgaTCATACTCAAGAGCTCGGACGGTGAGGAATTCGAGATCGAGGAGGCGGCCGCCATGGGGTCGCAGACCATCCGCCACATGATCGAGGACGGCTGCGCGGACAACGGAATTCCGCTTCCCAACGTCAACGCCAAGATCCTCTCCAAGGTCATCGAGTACTGCAAGAAGCACGTCCAGGCCAACCCTAAGCCGGCCGACTCCGACGCCGCCCGCGACGCTAGCTCCTCCGCCTCTGCTGCACATGAGGAGCCTGCTGCCCCCACGGAGGATCTCAAGAGCTTTGACGCCGAGTTCGTCAAGGTCGACCAGGCCACCCTCTTTGACCTCATCCAAGCTGCAAACTACCTCAACATTAAGGGAATGCTGGATCTTACTTGCCAAACTGTTGCCGACATGATCAAGAGTAAGACTGTTGAAGAGATCCGCAACACCTTCAACATCGTCAATGACTTCACGcccgaggaggaggcggagatcCGCAGGGAGAACCAGTGGGCTTTTGACAAAGAATAG